In Pelodictyon luteolum DSM 273, the genomic stretch GTCTGATCCTCAACATCATCGATCCGAGGATCGGCGGCGTGCTCGTCATGGGCCACAGGGGTACCGGCAAGAGCACCACGGTCCGTGCGCTTGCAGAGGTGCTTCCCTTCATCGAACGCGTACAGGACGACATCTACAACCGCACCCCTTCGCAGTTTGTCGAGGGTGAGGATGCAAGGAAAGGCGCAAAAGCGATCGACCCCGCAACCCTGAAGACCGAGAAGATCCCCGTTCCCGTCGTCGACCTTCCGCTCGGTGCGACTGAAGACCGCGTCTGCGGTACCATCGACATCGAACAGGCGCTCACCAGCGGCGTCAAGGCCTTCGAGCCGGGTCTGCTCGCCCAGGCCAACCGCGGCTTCCTTTACATCGACGAGGTCAACCTCCTCGACGACCACCTTGTCGACGTGCTGCTTGATGTGGCCGCCAGCGGCAAGAACGTGGTCGAGCGCGAGGGCATCAGCATCCGCCACCCGGCCCGCTTCGTGCTCGTCGGTTCCGGCAACCCCGAGGAAGGCGAGCTCCGCCCGCAGCTCCTCGACCGTTTCGGCCTCCATGCCCGCATCATCACCATCCTCGACGTCGCCAAGCGTGTCGACATCGTCAAGCGCCGCCGTGACTTCGATGAGGACCCGGATGCCTTCATGAAGAAGTACAACCGCGAGCAGGTCAAGCTGCAGAAGAAGATCCAGACCGCCAAGGACCTGCTTCCGGAAGTGACGATGAGCGACGAGGTACTGACCGACATCGCCCGCCTCTGCATGAACCTCGGCATCGACGGCCACCGCGGTGAACTTACCATCACCCGTACCGCCCACGCCCACGCCGCCTTCATGGGCCAGAAGGTGGTCACCATGAAGCATGTCAGGGAGATCGCAGGACTCTGCCTCCGCCACCGCCTCCGCAAGGATCCGCTGGAGACGCTTGATGCTGGAGAGAAGATCGAACGTGAGCTCGCAAAAGTCCTTGGAGAAGCAGAAGCAGTATAATGAAGATAGCTTTTACCGATATAGTGGGAATGGATCTGGCCAAGCAGGCGCTCATGCTGCTGGCCGTCGATCCAGCCCTCGGCGGTGTCGTCATCCCCTCGGCCGTAGGCTCGGGCAAGTCGACTCTGGCCAGGGCATTTGCCGACATCCTTCCCGAAGGGACCCCCTTCGTGGAACTGCCCCTGAACGTCACTGAAGACCGCCTCATCGGCGGCGTCGACCTTGAGGCGACTCTGGCAAGCGGCGTACGCGTCGTGCAGCACGGCGTGCTCTCAAAAGCCGATGGCGGCGTGCTCTATGTCGACTCGCTGAGCCTGCTTGACAGCTCGGCCGTGTCGCACATCATGGACGCCATGTCGAGGGGCGAAGTGCTCGTCGAGCGTGAAGGACTCAGCGAGGTGCACCCGGCCAACTTCATGCTGGTCGGTACCTACGACCCCACAGACGGCGAGGTGCGCATGGGCCTGCTCGACAGGATCGGCATCATCGTCCCCTTCACCGCGCAGAACGATTTCCGGGCGCGCAAGAAAATCGTCGATGTCGTCCTTGGAAAAAGGAATCTTGAAGATACCCGCGACGAACTGAAAATGCTCGCCGGGTTCATCGATGCGGCCAAGGAACAGCTTCCGCTGGTCTCCATCACGAAAGAACAGGTGCAGGCGCTCATACAGACCGCCCTCAGCCTCGGCGTCGAGGGCAACCGCGTCGACATTTTCACCGTCCGTGCCGCACTTGCCAGCGCAGCCCTACAGCAGCGCAGCGATGTCGATGAAGAGGACATGAAGCTGGCCATCAAGCTGGTGCTCATTCCCCGTGCGACCCGCATGCCCGAGCGTGAAGAGGCGGCTGAGGAGATGGGACCCGAAGAGGCGCCGCCTCCCGAAGAGGAGCCGCAGGACGGGGAAGAAGAGCAGCAGCCGGACAACTCGACGGACGCCGATGCCGAAGAGGAGAAGGAGGAGACCCCCGACATGATCGAGGAGCTCATGATGGAAGCCATCGAGACCGAGCTGCCGGACAACATCATGAACATTTCGCTGGCTTCGAAGAAGAAGAGCACGTCGGGAAGCCGCGGCGAGGCCTTGAACAACCGGCGCGGCCGTTTCGTCAGGGCCCAGCCCGGCGAGATGCGCAGCGGCAAGGTGGCCCTCATCCCCACGCTGATATCGGCAGCTCCGTGGCAGGAGACCCGCAAGAAAGACAAGAAGATGGCGGGCAGGCCGAAAACCGCCCTCATCATCAGCAAGGACGACGTGAAGATCAAGCGGTTCCGCGACAAGAGCGGTACCCTGTTCATCTTCATGGTCGACGCCTCCGGCTCGATGGCACTCAACCGCATGCGCCAGGCCAAGGGCGCGGTTGCAAGCCTGCTACAGAACGCTTATGTGCATCGCGACCAGGTCGCACTCATCTCCTTCCGCGGCAAGCAGGCACAGGTGCTTCTTCCCCCTTCGCAGAGTGTTGACCGTGCAAAGCGCGAGCTCGACGTGCTGCCGACCGGCGGCGGAACCCCGCTCGCCTCAGCCCTCTACCTCGGTTGGGAGACCGCCAAGCAGGCCCGCACCAAGGGAGTCTCGCAGATCATGTTCGTGCTCATCACCGACGGGCGCGGCAACATCGGCCTGCAGTCCTCGTTTGACCCCAATGCCGAGAAACCCTCCAAAGAGGATCTCGAAAAAGAGGTCGAAGCGCTCTCGCTCTCCGTGCAGTCCGACGGCATTGCCTCCGTGGTCATCGATACCCAGATGAACTACCTCTCCCGCGGCGAAGCTCCCAAACTTGCCCAGAAACTCGGCGGCCGCTACCTCTACCTTCCGAACGCAAAAGCCGAGCAGATCGTCGACGCAGCCCTCAGCTTCTGACATTTTCCCCATTCCGTCCCGGCATGTTCCGGGACGGGATATTTCTTGATTTTCTTCTTCTTTTCTACATTGTAGATACGGGTTGCCACGGCGGCCTGAATATCTTTTTTGTAAAAAAGTCAAGGAAGTCATGTCACAACTTCGCAAAATCGTTGCCGTTGTAGGGCTCGAGCAGTACAACGCAGGTCTCTGGAGGAAAATCAAGGGGCTGCTCTCGGGCGAGGCCGAGCTGACCCAGCTGAGCGACGTGGATCTGGAAAAGCAGCACCCCGAGGCTGCAACGGCCCTCCGGGAGGCCGACTGCGTGTTCATGAGCATGATCCAGTTCAAGGAACAGGTTGACTGGTTCAAGGAACAGGTAGAGGCCGGTACCCCCGGCAAGACCATTTTCGTGTTTGAGTCGATGCCGGAAGCCATGTCCCTGACAAAGGTCGGCAGCTACGGCACCGGGGACGGCAAGGCGGGCATGCCCGACATGGTGAAGAAGGTGGCCAAGATGCTTGTGAAAGGCCGTGACGAGGATGCCCTCTACGGCTACATGAAGCTGATGAAGATCATGCGAACGATCCTCCCGCTCGTGCCGGCCAAAGCGAAGGACTTCAAGAACTGGCTGCTGGTATACTCCTACTGGATGCAGCCGACGGCGGAGAACATCGCCAACATGTTCCGTCTCATCCTCAAAGAGTACTTCAACGAACCAGTCACCGTCGGCGCCATCGTCGACGTGCCGAACATGGGACTCTACCATCCCGACGCCCCGGAGTATTTCAAGGACGTGAAAAGCTACAAGTCGTGGATGAAGAAGCGCGGAGTGAACATGGACAAGGGGCGCCGTATCGCCCTGCTCTTTTTCCGCAAGCACCTGATCCAGGAAAAGACCTATATCGACAACACCATCCGTGTGCTTGAAAAGCACGGCATCCAGCTCTATCCCGCCTTCGTGACCGGTGTCGAGGGCCATGTGCTCGTGCGTGACTGGCTTTTGAAGGAAAAACTCGACATGCTGGTCAACATGATGGGGTTCGGCCTCGTCGGCGGCCCTGCAGGCTCGACCAAGCCCGGCATCGCAGCCGATGCCCGCCACGAGATCCTCTCGAAGCTCGACGCCCCCTACATGGTCGCACAGCCGCTCCTTACCCAGGAGTATGAATCATGGCACGAGCTCGGTGTCTCGCCGATGCAGGTGACCTTCACCTACTCCATCCCTGAGATGGACGGTGCCGTCTGCCCGGTCATCCTCGGTGCGCTCCGTGACGGCAAGGTGGAGACCGTGCCCGAGCGTCTTGAGCGCCTCGCCATCCTCGTCAAGCAGTGGCTTCGATTGAGGGAAACGGCGAACCGCGAGAAGAAACTCGCCCTCATCGTCTACGACTATCCGCCGGGCCTCGGCAAAAAAGCCAGTGCAGCCCTGCTCGACGTGCCCAAAACCCTCTTTGCCGTGCTCCAGCGCCTGAAGAAGGAGGGGTACGAGGTCGGCAAGCTGCCGGAAAGTTCTGATGAACTGTTCCGTCTGCTCGACCGCGCAACCGACTACCAGGCCCTGCAGAACAGACGCGAAGCGCTTACGGTAAGCCATGAGCGATTCAAGGAACTGACGACGGCGGGCGAGCGTGAGCGCATCGAAGAGCGCTGGCAGTCGTTCCCGGGCGAGATCGTTCCGATGGGCACCGAAGAGCTGTTTATCGGTGGCATCCGGTTCGGCAACATCTTCATCGGCGTCCAGCCGCGCATCGGCGTGCAGGGGGACCCGATGCGGCTTCTGTTCGACAAGTCGAACACCCCGCATCACCAGTATATCGCGTTCTACCGCTGGATCAGCCGCGAGTTCCAGGCCCACGCCATGGTGCATGTCGGCATGCACGGTTCGGCCGAGTGGATGCCGGGCCTGCAGACGGGCCTGACCGGAGAGTGCTGGCCGGACGCCCTCTGCGGCGAGGTTCCGCATGTCTACATCTATCCGATCAACAACCCGAGCGAGTCGACCATCGCCAAACGGCGCGGTCTTGCCACCATGGTCTCGCACGTCGTGCCGCCGCTTTCTCGCGCAGGCCTCTACAAGGAGCTTCCGGCCCTCAAGGACCTGCTTGCCGACTACCGCGAGCGCAACCCGCGGGGAGCGGGTGATGGGAGCGATGCGGCAGGCATCGAGGAGGCAATCATGCAGAAGGCCGAGCTGCTCAACCTTACCGATGACTGCCCGAAGAGGGAGGGAGAGCCGTTCGCCGACTTCGTCAGCCGCCTCTACATCTACATGAGCGAACTCGAAAACCGCCTCATATCCAACTCGCTGCATGTGTTCGGCGAGGCAAGCCCTCTTGAGTCGCAGGTCACCACCATCACCGAAACCCTTAAAAACCGGGGTGAGAACGGCCGTACCCTGCCCACCATCCTGCTCGCTTCTTCCGGAAAGAACGGCCACTTCACCGGCTACGAAGAGCTGGCCGCACGTTCCCGCCAGGGTGACGAAGAGGCCATCCGTCTGCGTGAATGGGTCGAGCAGGCCTGCCGGCAGTTCGTCGAAGAGGTCCTGTTCCAGCACAAGTCGGCTTCGGGTGTGTTTACCGCAATCACCGGCGGCAGCCGCCCTGCCGCTGAGGACCAGCCGTTCATCGAGCAGCTGATGGGCGAGGGAGCGCAGCTCCTGCATGCCCTTCGTGACAACACGGGCGAGATGGAGTCGCTCATGAAGGTGCTCAACGGCCGCTACATCGCCTCTGGCCCCGGCGGCGACCTGGTGCGCGACGGCATCAACGTCCTGCCGTCCGGCAGGAACATCCATGCCATCGACCCCTGGCGGATCCCTTCCGAGCTTGCATTCAAGCGCGGGACCCTCATCGCCGACAGCATCGTCAAAAAGCACCTTGAGGAGAATGAAGGCCGCTATCCTGAAACCATCGCACAGGTGCTCTGGGGCCTTGACACCATCAAGACCAAGGGCGAGGCCGTGGCCGTCGTCATCCGCCTGCTCGGCGGTGAACCCGCTTACGACGCCTTCGGCAAGATCAGCCACTACGGCCTCGTGCCGCTTGATCGCCTGAAGCGCCCTCGCATCGATGTGCTCATGCAGCTCAGCCCGATATTCCGTGACGCGTTCGGCCTGCTCATGGACCAGCTCGACCGCCTGTTGAAAGAGGCTGCCAAAGCCGATGAACCCGAGGATATGAACTTTGTCCGCAAGCACGTCAACGAAGCCATCGCAGGAGGAGCAACGTTCGAGGGCGCGACGTCGCGGCAGTTCACCCAGTCGCCCGGCGCCTACGGCACCTACGTCGACGACATGATTGAAGACTCCGCCTGGGAGTCCGAGGACGACCTCGACGATCTCTTCATCCGCCGCAACAGCAGCGCCTACGGCGGTGAGCGTAAAGGAGAGAAGGAGACGGAAATCCTCAAGAACCTGCTCGGCTCGGTCGACCGTGTAGTCCATCAGGTCGATTCCACCGAGTTCGGCATCTCCGACATCGACCACTACTTCTCATCGTCCGGCTCACTGCAGCTTGCCGCACGGCGGCGCAACACCAGGGCAACGGACGTGAAGCTCAACTATGTCGAGTCCTTCACCTCCGACATCAAGGTCGACGACGCGGAGAAGTCCCTCCGGGTCGAGTACCGCTCCAAACTCCTCAACCCGAAATGGTTCGAGGGGATGCTGAAGCACGGCCACAGCGGCGCTACTGAAATCAGCAACCGTGTCACCTACATGCTCGGCTGGGACGCCGTGACCAAGAGCGTTGACGACTGGGTCTATAAAAAGACCGCGGAAACCTACGCCCTCGACCCCGAGATGCGCGAACGCCTTGCGAAGGTGAACCCGCAGGCCATCAAGAACATCGTCGGCAGGATGCTCGAAGCCCACGGCCGCGGTATGTGGTCTGCCGACCAGTCGACCATCGACGAGCTGCAGGAGATCTACGCTGATCTTGAGGACCGCCTCGAAGGCATGACGGATGAGGATTGATGGTTGAAGATTGATGGACGAAGATTGAGGGCCGAAGATTGAGCTGTGGGTAGAGAATGCGGCGAAGAGCCGGAAAACAGACGCGGGTCCATCAGGACCCGTTTCTGTTTATATGAGTGCGCCCGTTGCCGGGGATGTGCTGCAAGAGACGAAGCCTGGCGTTCAGGTGGCCGTGGAGTAGTTCGGAGCCTCTTTGGTGATCTTGACGTCGTGCGGATGGCTTTCGCGCAGGCCGGCAGAGGTGATGCGGACGAACTGGGTCTTCGTTTTCAGCTCCTCGATGCTTGCGACCCCGCAGTAGCCCATGGCGGACTTCAGGCCTCCGATCAGCTGGTAGACGACCTCGTCGAGGCGACCTTTCGAGGGGATCCTGCCCTCGATGCCTTCCGGAACATATTTCTTCGACTCGCTTGAAGCGTCCTGGAAATACCGGTCGCTGCTGCCTTCGGGTTCCGACATGGCGCCGAGCGATCCCATGCCGCGGTAGGTCTTGAACCGGCGCCCTTCGTAGAGGATGGTCTCGCCCGGGCTCTCGTCCGTTCCGGCGAAAATGCTGCCCATCATGACGGCGTCTGCTCCGGCGGCAAGTGCTTTGGCGATGTCGCCGCTGTACTTGATGCCGCCGTCGGCAATGATCGGTGTGCCGGTTTTTGCGGCTTCCTCGGCGCAGTTCAAAATGGCGGTAAGCTGCGGCATGCCGACGCCTGCCACGATGCGGGTGGTGCAGATGCTGCCGGGCCCTATGCCGACCTTCACCGCATCGGCTCCGACCTTGATCAGGTCACGCACAGCCGATGCCGTCGCCACGTTGCCCGCGATTACCTGCAGATCGGGGTAGGCTTTCTTGATCATCGCAACCGTATCGAGCACCGCCTGGCTGTGGCCATGCGCCGTATCGACGGCGACCGCGTCCACTCCCGCTTCTACAAGTGCCCTGACCCGGTCGATCGTGTTGGCACGGATGCCGACTGCCGCGCCCACCATAAGGCGTCCCTGGCTGTCCTTGCAGGCATCGGGGAACTGTTTGCGGGTCTGGATGTCCTTGAAGGTGATGAGTCCCTTCAGGTGCCCTTCAGCGTCGGTGATGAGGAGCTTTTCGATCTTGTTGGTGAGCAGGGTCTCTTCGGCTGCTTCAAGGCTCACGTCTTCACGGGCCGTGATGAGGTTCCTGCTGGTCATGATGTTGGCGATCTTCGCATCAGGAGCGGGTTTCATGCGAAGGTCCCGGTTGGTCACGATGCCCTTCAGCTTCATCTCGCCGCTGTCGCCCGATTTCGGACGCTCGACGACCGGAATGCCGGAAATCGAGTGGCGCAGCATGAGGTCGATGGCGTCCTGCATGGTTGCATCTTCATAGAGGGTGAAGGGGTTGCGGATGATGCCGCTCTCAAAGCGCTTCACCTTGGCCACCTCGCGCGCCTGCTCTGCGACGGAGAGGTTCTTGTGGATGATGCCGATGCCGCCGGAACGCGCCAGCGCTATGGCCAGACCTGCCTCGGTGACCGTATCCATGGCGGCGCTCACCATGGGGATCTTCAGGGATATCGATTTTGTCAGCCGTGAAGAGACGTTGGTCTCCTTCGGCAGTACGTTGGAGTATGCTGGTATGAGCAGGACGTCGTCGAAGGTCAACGCTTCTTGCAGGATCTTGGTCATGGGGCACGGGTTGGTTGATTGCGGCAAAATGGATCTGCCAATTTACAAAAAGTGCCGTTAGAACGGCAATCTGCTGTAAAAAATCCATTGCAGGGCCGGTTTTTGGCAACTGAATCGGAAGGAACCTTTTTGAAAAAATAAAATAGAGTGTAAATTAGAGGCCGTTTCTATGGAACGGAGAGGTCGCATAGTGGTCTAGTGCGCTCGCCTGGAAAGCGGGTAGGGTGTAACAGCCCTCGAGGGTTCGAATCCCTCCCTCTCCGCTGAACGTCGTCCTTTCGGGCACCGGAATTTTTCTGGTATTTTGCCTTGGGAATGGCTATCTTTTGTTCCTGTTCTTTACATGCCAAGTGGAGGATTAGCCTAATTGGTAAGGCAGCAGTCTTGAAAACTGCCGGGTTCACGCCCATGGGGGTTCGAGTCCCTCATCCTCCGCAAAAAAAACACCTGGAGAGGTGGCCGAGTGGCTGAAGGCACCGGTTTGCTAAACCGACGTAGTCTGTAAAGGGCTACCGAGGGTTCGAATCCCTCCCTCTCCGCCAAATGACAGTATGAAGCTGTCTCATATAGTCCGAAAAGCCCTTTAAAATCAGGGCTTTTTTGGTTTATGGCTCTAATGAGGCCTACATTGGCAGCAATATCAGGGCACCCCTGTCGTGAAATCACCCCTCCAACTCGCAGCCATGCTAGTTCGTCCGCACTGGCGAGCTTCAGAACATGGAGCGCTCACAGATTGAATTCGAAACCGGCACCTGGTCGATTCCTGCGGAACTCAGGATGATGAAGCATCCGCACGTTGTCCGGCTCTGAGGGCAGTACATTGCAATTCTTCGAAAACTGCAGCCGGAGCGGCGCGGCCAATATGTCTTCCCAGGACGAGCCTCTCGTCCGATGCGAAACAACAGCATCAATGACCATTGAAATCGAAGCGGAAGTCCCTGACGGGGCGCCCGATTACGAAGATTTGCGTCCGGTTTTCGACTGGTTTGCACGAGATCTGGTCATTTTCAATGAGCAGGCCCCACTGAATACGCAGTTTGCCATTCAGCTGCTAAAAGATGCTGAAAGCAAAAAGCGGATATGCGACTTCCTCACAACGGCAGATATCAGTATTTCTGATATCGAAGTTGTTACCGATAAAGTGCCCGGGCAAAAAGTGCATTTTGATCTGACCGCCGGCAAAACCGAACTGCGAAGTGAAGAGTTTGAGGAAAGCAGATTGCGTTTCACCCATGTCACTGACCAGGGGAAAGCGGTCTTCGATCTTGATGATGAGTCCAATGGCACGCGCATCCTGGTGTTTCTGGCAGCGCCTATTCTCGATATTCTCGACAAGGGTCTTACGCTGGTCATCGATGAACTCGATACCAGTCTGCATACCCTTCTGGTCAGGGAGCTGGTAAGATTGTTCCATCGTCCCGAAATCAACCGGCGTGGTGCGCAGCTGCTATTCACCACGCATGACACCTCCCTGCTTGACGCACCGGGCCTGTTTCGACGTGATCAGATATGGCTGGTCGAAAAAGATACCAGCCAGGCCTCGACATTGGCTGCTCTTGCGGAATTCAGTCCCCGTAAAAACGAGGCTTTGGGGAAAGGGTACCTGAGCGGCCGGTATGGAGGCATTCCCTTCCTGACCCATCATTCAGGGGAGGTTGACTGATGGCGCGTGATAATTCACCCAAAATCCGGCAGATAAAGCATCTGGAACGTAAACTGGGGCGACGGGCCAGCTATGAGCGGATATTGATCGTTTCTGAGGGAAGCAAAACCGAACCGAACTACTTTGAAGAAATCCGTTCCACGCTTCGCCTGCATACCGCCAACGTGGTGGTACGTCCCGGCGAACTTGGAACAGCACCCTTTCAGGTTGTCCACTATGCCAAACAGCTTTTTCTTGAGGGTGACAGGCACCGAAACATCCAGCGCCTCGCCTTCGAGCAAGTCTTTGCCGTATTTGACCGTGATGATCACAAGAACTATTCCAATGCGTTGAACGCTGCCGGATTGCTTGATGGAACCCCCAGGAACGACAACAGGCAGTTGATCCGATTCCAGGCGATTC encodes the following:
- the guaB gene encoding IMP dehydrogenase, producing MTKILQEALTFDDVLLIPAYSNVLPKETNVSSRLTKSISLKIPMVSAAMDTVTEAGLAIALARSGGIGIIHKNLSVAEQAREVAKVKRFESGIIRNPFTLYEDATMQDAIDLMLRHSISGIPVVERPKSGDSGEMKLKGIVTNRDLRMKPAPDAKIANIMTSRNLITAREDVSLEAAEETLLTNKIEKLLITDAEGHLKGLITFKDIQTRKQFPDACKDSQGRLMVGAAVGIRANTIDRVRALVEAGVDAVAVDTAHGHSQAVLDTVAMIKKAYPDLQVIAGNVATASAVRDLIKVGADAVKVGIGPGSICTTRIVAGVGMPQLTAILNCAEEAAKTGTPIIADGGIKYSGDIAKALAAGADAVMMGSIFAGTDESPGETILYEGRRFKTYRGMGSLGAMSEPEGSSDRYFQDASSESKKYVPEGIEGRIPSKGRLDEVVYQLIGGLKSAMGYCGVASIEELKTKTQFVRITSAGLRESHPHDVKITKEAPNYSTAT
- the bchH gene encoding magnesium chelatase subunit H → MSQLRKIVAVVGLEQYNAGLWRKIKGLLSGEAELTQLSDVDLEKQHPEAATALREADCVFMSMIQFKEQVDWFKEQVEAGTPGKTIFVFESMPEAMSLTKVGSYGTGDGKAGMPDMVKKVAKMLVKGRDEDALYGYMKLMKIMRTILPLVPAKAKDFKNWLLVYSYWMQPTAENIANMFRLILKEYFNEPVTVGAIVDVPNMGLYHPDAPEYFKDVKSYKSWMKKRGVNMDKGRRIALLFFRKHLIQEKTYIDNTIRVLEKHGIQLYPAFVTGVEGHVLVRDWLLKEKLDMLVNMMGFGLVGGPAGSTKPGIAADARHEILSKLDAPYMVAQPLLTQEYESWHELGVSPMQVTFTYSIPEMDGAVCPVILGALRDGKVETVPERLERLAILVKQWLRLRETANREKKLALIVYDYPPGLGKKASAALLDVPKTLFAVLQRLKKEGYEVGKLPESSDELFRLLDRATDYQALQNRREALTVSHERFKELTTAGERERIEERWQSFPGEIVPMGTEELFIGGIRFGNIFIGVQPRIGVQGDPMRLLFDKSNTPHHQYIAFYRWISREFQAHAMVHVGMHGSAEWMPGLQTGLTGECWPDALCGEVPHVYIYPINNPSESTIAKRRGLATMVSHVVPPLSRAGLYKELPALKDLLADYRERNPRGAGDGSDAAGIEEAIMQKAELLNLTDDCPKREGEPFADFVSRLYIYMSELENRLISNSLHVFGEASPLESQVTTITETLKNRGENGRTLPTILLASSGKNGHFTGYEELAARSRQGDEEAIRLREWVEQACRQFVEEVLFQHKSASGVFTAITGGSRPAAEDQPFIEQLMGEGAQLLHALRDNTGEMESLMKVLNGRYIASGPGGDLVRDGINVLPSGRNIHAIDPWRIPSELAFKRGTLIADSIVKKHLEENEGRYPETIAQVLWGLDTIKTKGEAVAVVIRLLGGEPAYDAFGKISHYGLVPLDRLKRPRIDVLMQLSPIFRDAFGLLMDQLDRLLKEAAKADEPEDMNFVRKHVNEAIAGGATFEGATSRQFTQSPGAYGTYVDDMIEDSAWESEDDLDDLFIRRNSSAYGGERKGEKETEILKNLLGSVDRVVHQVDSTEFGISDIDHYFSSSGSLQLAARRRNTRATDVKLNYVESFTSDIKVDDAEKSLRVEYRSKLLNPKWFEGMLKHGHSGATEISNRVTYMLGWDAVTKSVDDWVYKKTAETYALDPEMRERLAKVNPQAIKNIVGRMLEAHGRGMWSADQSTIDELQEIYADLEDRLEGMTDED
- a CDS encoding RloB family protein, with the protein product MARDNSPKIRQIKHLERKLGRRASYERILIVSEGSKTEPNYFEEIRSTLRLHTANVVVRPGELGTAPFQVVHYAKQLFLEGDRHRNIQRLAFEQVFAVFDRDDHKNYSNALNAAGLLDGTPRNDNRQLIRFQAIPSVPSFELWLLIHFENIQSPINRHAVLC
- the bchI gene encoding magnesium chelatase ATPase subunit I; the encoded protein is MTQTETAAKKTAARKTVAKKAAAAPAPKKAAAPAKKKSGLAFPFTAIVGQEEMKLSLILNIIDPRIGGVLVMGHRGTGKSTTVRALAEVLPFIERVQDDIYNRTPSQFVEGEDARKGAKAIDPATLKTEKIPVPVVDLPLGATEDRVCGTIDIEQALTSGVKAFEPGLLAQANRGFLYIDEVNLLDDHLVDVLLDVAASGKNVVEREGISIRHPARFVLVGSGNPEEGELRPQLLDRFGLHARIITILDVAKRVDIVKRRRDFDEDPDAFMKKYNREQVKLQKKIQTAKDLLPEVTMSDEVLTDIARLCMNLGIDGHRGELTITRTAHAHAAFMGQKVVTMKHVREIAGLCLRHRLRKDPLETLDAGEKIERELAKVLGEAEAV
- the bchD gene encoding magnesium chelatase ATPase subunit D; the encoded protein is MKIAFTDIVGMDLAKQALMLLAVDPALGGVVIPSAVGSGKSTLARAFADILPEGTPFVELPLNVTEDRLIGGVDLEATLASGVRVVQHGVLSKADGGVLYVDSLSLLDSSAVSHIMDAMSRGEVLVEREGLSEVHPANFMLVGTYDPTDGEVRMGLLDRIGIIVPFTAQNDFRARKKIVDVVLGKRNLEDTRDELKMLAGFIDAAKEQLPLVSITKEQVQALIQTALSLGVEGNRVDIFTVRAALASAALQQRSDVDEEDMKLAIKLVLIPRATRMPEREEAAEEMGPEEAPPPEEEPQDGEEEQQPDNSTDADAEEEKEETPDMIEELMMEAIETELPDNIMNISLASKKKSTSGSRGEALNNRRGRFVRAQPGEMRSGKVALIPTLISAAPWQETRKKDKKMAGRPKTALIISKDDVKIKRFRDKSGTLFIFMVDASGSMALNRMRQAKGAVASLLQNAYVHRDQVALISFRGKQAQVLLPPSQSVDRAKRELDVLPTGGGTPLASALYLGWETAKQARTKGVSQIMFVLITDGRGNIGLQSSFDPNAEKPSKEDLEKEVEALSLSVQSDGIASVVIDTQMNYLSRGEAPKLAQKLGGRYLYLPNAKAEQIVDAALSF
- a CDS encoding AAA family ATPase, whose product is MTIEIEAEVPDGAPDYEDLRPVFDWFARDLVIFNEQAPLNTQFAIQLLKDAESKKRICDFLTTADISISDIEVVTDKVPGQKVHFDLTAGKTELRSEEFEESRLRFTHVTDQGKAVFDLDDESNGTRILVFLAAPILDILDKGLTLVIDELDTSLHTLLVRELVRLFHRPEINRRGAQLLFTTHDTSLLDAPGLFRRDQIWLVEKDTSQASTLAALAEFSPRKNEALGKGYLSGRYGGIPFLTHHSGEVD